In the Nakamurella alba genome, one interval contains:
- a CDS encoding PaaI family thioesterase, with the protein MSDKQSGGQEFPYRELGAERLFRVHDVQPGRVGVVGHMSAGDWMLGPDGIRSPGSLGVLIDDTLGYAMVASQPPGGWTTSTEITMEVFDAFRHSTSDLVAEARVADKSSHGYLASCTIKDAEGTQVAACHMRGRSMHFDRTAQPLPARAPEGVDLPGQLILQDTVRDEQSAELRFEVVPAIQNPMFNLHGGVGFCAIAMSAGHLLQGLDPRFAATSIHAFYPRPVPGGSLATVRSELRTRTRTLAMVDVEIKSEGKTRVVGRVVGEAL; encoded by the coding sequence ATGAGTGACAAGCAGAGCGGCGGCCAGGAGTTCCCGTACCGCGAGCTGGGCGCCGAGCGGCTGTTCAGGGTGCACGACGTGCAGCCGGGGAGGGTCGGCGTGGTCGGGCACATGTCCGCCGGCGACTGGATGCTCGGTCCGGACGGCATCCGCAGCCCCGGATCCCTCGGCGTGCTGATCGACGACACCCTCGGCTACGCGATGGTCGCCTCCCAACCGCCCGGCGGGTGGACCACCAGCACCGAGATCACCATGGAGGTGTTCGACGCGTTCCGGCACAGCACGTCGGACCTTGTCGCCGAGGCCCGCGTCGCCGACAAGAGCTCGCACGGCTACCTGGCCAGCTGCACGATCAAGGACGCCGAGGGCACCCAGGTCGCGGCCTGTCACATGCGCGGACGCTCCATGCACTTCGACCGCACTGCCCAACCACTGCCTGCCCGCGCACCTGAGGGCGTCGATCTACCAGGCCAGCTGATCCTCCAGGACACCGTTCGCGACGAGCAGTCGGCCGAGCTGCGGTTCGAGGTGGTCCCGGCCATCCAGAACCCGATGTTCAACCTGCACGGAGGCGTCGGCTTCTGCGCGATCGCGATGAGCGCCGGCCACCTGCTGCAGGGCTTGGACCCGCGGTTCGCCGCCACTTCGATCCACGCCTTCTACCCGCGCCCGGTCCCCGGCGGCAGCCTCGCCACCGTCCGGTCCGAGCTGCGGACCCGCACCCGCACTCTCGCCATGGTCGACGTGGAGATCAAGTCCGAGGGCAAGACCCGGGTGGTCGGCAGGGTGGTCGGCGAGGCGCTCTGA
- a CDS encoding NAD(P)/FAD-dependent oxidoreductase — MQRIVVVGASAAGLAAVETLRREGFSGEVVLVGDEPHAPYDRPPLSKQVLSGAWDPSRVTLRPSADLAALDLDLRLGVGAVGLGSAGVELVDGSVLGYDGLIVCTGVRPRTLPWGGHVLRGVDDARRLRSRLTPGCRLVVVGAGFLGAEVAAVAVGLGCSVTLIDPLPSPMCAALGSEVGVWLGSVHAAAGVEVLCGVPVDRFDESSVVVGGRELPCDDVLVCIGSIPNTDWLSGSGVPVGDGVLCDEFCRAGEFVFAAGDVARWFNPAYGVEMRIEHRTHAGLQATAAARNLLAVLDERDPTPFSTVPYVWSDQYDLRLQVFGYLRGHDEMRVLDGAVGSGPFVAGYYLADRLLGVLCVNTPPRELRRWRGEVEQAVRAGRPAPSEV, encoded by the coding sequence GTGCAGCGGATCGTCGTGGTCGGCGCGTCGGCCGCCGGTCTGGCCGCGGTCGAGACCCTGCGCCGGGAGGGGTTCTCCGGCGAGGTCGTGCTGGTCGGCGACGAACCGCATGCGCCCTACGACCGCCCGCCGTTGTCCAAGCAGGTCCTCTCCGGGGCGTGGGATCCGTCGCGGGTAACCCTGCGACCGTCGGCTGATCTCGCGGCCCTTGATCTGGATCTGCGACTGGGCGTGGGTGCGGTCGGGCTGGGATCTGCGGGCGTCGAGCTCGTCGACGGATCGGTCCTGGGTTACGACGGCCTGATCGTCTGCACCGGCGTCCGCCCGCGGACGCTGCCGTGGGGCGGTCACGTGCTCCGGGGAGTGGACGATGCCCGGCGGCTACGGTCGCGGCTGACGCCGGGATGCCGACTGGTCGTCGTCGGCGCCGGGTTCCTCGGCGCCGAGGTCGCCGCGGTAGCTGTCGGTCTTGGCTGCTCCGTGACGCTGATAGACCCACTCCCCTCGCCGATGTGCGCGGCACTCGGTTCGGAGGTCGGAGTCTGGCTCGGATCGGTGCATGCGGCGGCCGGCGTCGAGGTGCTCTGCGGTGTGCCGGTCGATCGGTTCGACGAGTCGTCCGTGGTGGTTGGGGGCCGGGAACTGCCGTGCGACGACGTGCTGGTGTGCATCGGCTCGATCCCCAACACCGACTGGCTCTCCGGTTCCGGTGTTCCGGTCGGGGACGGAGTCCTGTGCGATGAGTTCTGCCGTGCCGGCGAATTCGTGTTTGCCGCGGGCGACGTCGCCCGCTGGTTCAACCCGGCCTACGGAGTGGAGATGCGGATCGAACACCGCACCCACGCCGGCCTCCAGGCCACCGCCGCCGCCCGCAACCTGCTGGCCGTGCTCGACGAGCGCGACCCGACGCCCTTCTCGACCGTCCCCTACGTCTGGTCCGATCAGTACGACCTGCGGCTGCAGGTGTTCGGCTACCTCCGCGGCCACGACGAGATGCGCGTGTTGGACGGTGCTGTCGGGAGTGGTCCCTTCGTCGCCGGCTACTACCTCGCCGACCGCCTGCTCGGCGTCCTCTGCGTCAACACTCCCCCGCGCGAGTTGCGGCGGTGGCGGGGCGAGGTCGAGCAAGCGGTTCGCGCCGGACGTCCTGCACCCAGTGAGGTATAG
- a CDS encoding ferredoxin, with product MAAPDVFDQRDDDGIAIVLDEHPPDELLDEVREAVSLCPAAALRLVGG from the coding sequence ATGGCGGCGCCGGACGTCTTCGATCAACGCGACGACGACGGCATCGCGATCGTGCTCGACGAACATCCGCCCGACGAGCTGCTGGACGAGGTCCGCGAGGCGGTCTCGCTCTGCCCGGCGGCCGCGCTGCGGCTGGTCGGCGGGTGA